The Ananas comosus cultivar F153 linkage group 7, ASM154086v1, whole genome shotgun sequence genome has a window encoding:
- the LOC109713408 gene encoding GATA transcription factor 12-like produces MQLLLPFSHSSLSLSLSLSLFPLNPHENKNPQTHLSLSLSLSLSLFLSLVHMEMKGERNAPLSGEAPARSPPESESPAPSPASSVLGDFMPGPTVETGEDVSLEWLSIYVEQCLSSSTTFSNPHSLTTPPSSTTNNNNNNIKNNNNNNNIKNNNNNKNNKNPNSQTPQFCQETPQLPQNPIPVPAKSRTKRRRITTTPRSLLGPLGEARYEYDYDYDYDYGPLLLAPPDPPLLHQTQWLADSELLSFPKTNPLKEEDRSGSESKNPTPKGAEGDDDDDDDNEEEKKGKEEEEEEGGQQQLGGQGQGQGQQLRRCTHCLSHKTPQWRAGPLGPKTLCNACGVRFKSGRLLPEYRPAKSPTFVSYKHSNSHKKVMEMRMMAILSSQSN; encoded by the exons ATGCAGCTGTTGCTTCCCTTCtctcactcctctctctctctctctctctctctttctctcttccctttAAACCCGCACGAAAACAAAAACCCCCaaacacatctctctctctctctctctctctctctctctctctttctctcgctcgTTCACATGGAAATGAAGGGCGAGCGCAATGCGCCATTATCCGGCGAGGCTCCGGCGAGGTCTCCGCCGGAGTCGGAGTCGCCGGCGCCGTCTCCGGCGAGCTCTGTTTTGGGGGATTTCATGCCAGGGCCTACAGTG GAGACAGGAGAAGATGTGAGCCTTGAATGGCTCTCCATATATGTAGAGCAGTGCCTCTCCAGCTCCACCACTTTCTCCAATCCCCATTCCCTCACCACTCccccctcctccaccaccaataacaacaacaacaacatcaagaacaacaacaacaacaacaacatcaagaacaacaacaacaataagaaCAACAAGAACCCAAATTCTCAAACCCCACAATTTTGCCAAGAAACCCCTCAGCTTCCCCAGAATCCAATCCCGGTCCCTGCGAAGTCCAGGACCAAGAGAAGAAGAATCACCACCACGCCAAGAAGCCTCTTGGGCCCCCTCGGCGAAGCGCGCTATGAATATGACTATGACTACGACTACGACTACGGCCCCCTCCTCTTGGCCCCCCCTGACCCTCCCCTCCTCCACCAGACCCAATGGCTCGCCGACAGCGAGCTCCTCTCCTTCCCCAAAACCAACCCCCTGAAAGAAGAAGATCGCAGCGGCAGCGAAAGCAAGAACCCGACACCGAAAGGAGCTGAGGGtgatgatgacgatgacgatgacaatgaggaggagaagaagggtaaggaggaggaggaggaggagggggggcaGCAGCAACTGGGGGGCCAAGGCCAAGGCCAAGGGCAGCAACTGAGGAGGTGCACCCACTGCCTCTCACACAAGACACCCCAGTGGAGAGCAGGGCCCCTGGGCCCCAAAACACTCTGCAATGCATGTGGGGTGAGGTTCAAGTCAGGTAGGTTGCTCCCTGAGTATAGGCCTGCAAAGAGCCCCACTTTTGTGAGCTACAAGCACTCCAATTCTCACAAGAAGGTCATGGAGATGAGGATGATGGCCATCCTCTCCTCCCAATCCAATTGA